TCGACGTTCGGCGGGAATCCACTGGCCGCCGCCATCGGGACCACGGTGGTCGCAATGCTGGCACGGGGTGAGTTCCAGACCCGCTCGGCCGAACTGGGCGCGCATCTGCACCGGCGGCTGCGGGCCTTAGTCGGTGACGGCGTGGTGGCGGTGCGTGGCTTCGGTTTGTGGGCCGGGGTGGACGTCGATCCCGCCCTGGGCAGCGGCAAGCAGATCAGCGTGCGGTTAGCCGAGCGTGGGGTGCTGGTGAAAGACACCCACGGGTCGACGCTGCGGTTCGCGCCGCCGCTGGTGATCACCGAGCAGGAAATTGACTGGGCGGTTGCGCGGTTCGCCGACGTATTGCGGGCATAATCAGCTGATCCAGCAATAGGGGGCGCGATTTGCCAGCCAGCTCGATCGGCCTGACCCAACAGATGCTGCGGCGTCGCCCGGTGGTCGGAGCGCCCGTCGCGCCTGGGGCCGCCGACCACCTCAAGCGCGGCATCGGCGTGTTCGAGCTGACCATGTTCGGGGTCGGCTCGACGATCGGCACCGGGATCTTCTTCGTGCTGTCGCAGGCGGTGCCGGAGGCGGGCCCCGGGGTGATCGTCTCCTTTCTCGTTGCCGGAGTCGCGGCCGGGCTGGCGGCCATCTGCTACGCCGAATTGGCGTCGGCCGTGCCAATTTCGGGTTCGTCGTATTCGTACGCGTACACCACGCTGGGTGAGGTTGTCGCCATGGGCGTGGCCGCCTGCCTGCTGTTGGAATACGGGGTGGCCACCGCCGCGGTGTCGGTCGGCTGGAGCGGCTACGTCAACAAGCTGCTGCACAACGTGTTCGGGTTTCAGCTTCCGCACGGGTTGTCCGCGGCGCCGTGGGATTCCGATCCCGGCTATGTCAACCTGCCGGCGATCGTGCTGATCGTCCTGTGCGCGTTGTTGCTGATCCGGGGAGCCAGCGAATCGGCGCGGGTGAACGCGATCATGGTGCTGATCAAACTGGGCGTGCTGGCGATGTTCGTGATCGTTGCGTTCACCGCCTTCGACGCCGACCAACTCAGGGACTTCGCGCCGTTCGGCGTGGCGGGCATTGGTTCCGCGGCGGGCACGATCTTCTTCTCCTACATCGGCCTTGACGCGGTGTCGACGGCCGGGGACGAGGTGAAGGACCCGCAGACGACCATGCCCCGGGCGTTGATCGCCGCGCTGGCGACGGTGGTCACCGTCTATGTCCTCGTCGCGCTGGCCGCGTTGGGCACCCAGCCGTGGCAAGAGTTCGCCGGCCAAGAGAACGCCGGGCTGGCCACCATCCTCGACAAGGTCACCCATCATGGCTGGGCCAGCACGATCTTGTGCGCGGGCGCAGTCATCTCCATCTTCACCGTCACGCTGATCACGATGTACGGCCAGACCCGCATTCTGTTCGCGATGGGCCGCGACGGGCTGCTGCCCGCCCGGTTCGCGTCGGTGAACGCGCGCACCATGACCCCGGTGTGGAACACGGTGATCGTCGCGATTGCCGCCGGGACGTTGGCGGGTCTGGTCCCGCTCGAGGATCTGGCCGACATGGTGTCCATCGGCACGCTGACCGCGTTCATCGTGGTCGCCGTCGGGGTGATCGTGCTGCGGGTGCGCGAGCCGGACCTGCCGCGCGGCTTCAAGGTGCCCGGTTATCCTGTGACGCCGGTGCTTTCGGTCATCGCATGCGGATACATCCTGGTCAGCCTGCACTGGTACACCTGGGTGGCGTTCAGCGGCTGGGTGTTTCTGGCGTTGGTGTTCTACTTCACCTGGGGCCGCCGGCACAGCGCGCTCAACGGCGCGGACTAACGCTGCGCCGCGGCGTTGGCCGCGGCCTGCGCCCGCTGCAATATGGTGGCGACATCACCCCGACCCAGGAACATCTCGTCGAAATAGCTTTGCAGTACAGCGTCTCCGGCAGGGAAGCCGGCGCCGCCCGGGGCCGGGATGCGCGGGCCGCGCAGCACGGCGAAGAACGGCGTGACGTCCACGCCGCGCCCCGCCCAGTAGTCGAAGTACACCTGCTGGGCCGAGCGGACCGCGGGGATCGCCGCCCCCCGTGCGCCCAGATAGGCGTTGCCCGCCCTGCTGCCCATCCAGGCCAGCACCTGACGCACCGCGTCGGGATGTTTGGTCGCCGAATTGCCAGCGGCCGCAATGCCGTTGGTGACACTGACCCGGCCCGCGGGCCCGAACGGGAGCATCGCGACGCCCCAGCGGAAGCGGGCGTCACCGGCAATCGGCGCGAGGTTGTAGGTGCCGGACTGAAACAGCGCCATGCGGCCGGCCAGGAATTGGTTGCGGGAGAAGTCACCGTTGCCGTTGGTGTCCGAGGCGGGCGGCGCGACGTGGTCGTGGTTGATCAGGCCGACCAGGTAGCGGAAGGCCGTGATGGCGGCGCGGTTGTCGAACGCGAACTCGTCGCCGCGCTGGAACACCCCCCCGGCCGAGCCGATGTAGTTGAGGTAGATGGCCTGCGGGTCGTTGGCCGCGTTGTAGCCCCACTGCCGGATCCGTGCCGGGTCGAAACCTGCTGTGCCCGCGCTATTTCCGTTTGCGTCGACGGTGAGGCGGGCCGCCAGCGGACGCAGCGTGTCGTTGTCGCTGTACGGATCCCAGCGCAAGGTGTCCAGCTGGCTGCGATCGATGCCGGCAGCGGCGAGCAGGTCTTGGTTGTAGTACATCGCGATACCGGCATCGGTCAGCTGCGGCACACCCCACAGTGTTGCGCCGCGGGTGAACTGGTCGACGACCGCGGGCTCCCACTGCGAAGTCGTCTGTGCGCCGAAGGTTTTACCAATATCCAGGAGCCGGCCGTTGTCGGCGTAGGCCGCGAGGTAGGCATTCGACAGCCAGAAGATGTCGTCGGCGCTGCCGCCGGCGACGTCGGTGCGCAGCGTGTTGAAGTAGGTGGAGTAGGCCACCAGGTCGACACGCACGTCGATGTCGGGGTGCGCGCGGTGAAACGCCTCGAAGGACTGGCGGTAGGCCTCGGCGATCGGCGCGTCCCATACCCGCACCCGCACGACGATCGTGTTGCCGTGCGGCTCACCGAAATAGTTCAACAGCACCGCGATCGCCGCGAGCAGCACCGCGACCATTCCGAGGGCGGCGGCGGCCAGTGTGGAGACGCGCGGGCGGCTCACTTGATCCCCGACAGGACGAGCGACGCCACGATGTGGCGCTGCGACGCGATGAACAGCAGCGCCAGCGGCACGATCGCGAGCGTGCTCGCCGCCATCACCAGCGTCCACTGCGAGTTGAACCGCGATTGCAGATCGGCGGTAGCCACAGTGAGCACCCGCCACTTGTGCCCGCTGGTGATGACCAACGGCCACATGAAGTTGTTCCACTGCGAGACCACGGTGATCAGGGTCAGCGTCGCTAGCACCGGGCGGCTGGAGGGGATGACGACGTGGGTAATCACGTCCAGGGTGTTGGCGCCGTCGAGGCGGGCGGCGTTGATCAAGTCATTCGGGATCAGGCGAAAATGCTCGCGCAGCAAGAAGATCGCGTAGGGCGAGCCGAACATGAAGGGCAGCACTAGCGCCCAGAACGTGTTGCGCAGCCCGGCCTGGGCCATCATCAGGTACAGCGGCACCACCGTGACCGTCCCGGGCACCATCAGCGTCGCGATGTAGACCCAGAACAGCACGTCGCGACCGGCGAACTCGAGACGGGCGAAGGCGTAGCCGGCCAGCACCGAGAACGTCATCTGGCCGACCAGGATCACCGCTGTCATCAGCGCGGTCACCGCCGCCGCCCGCCCGAATCCGGCACCGGCCAGGTCGGCGTAGTTGGCCAGCGTCGGCGGGTGCGGCAGCTGCAGCGGGGTACCCGTCGCGAACTGATGTGCCGAGGTGAACGAGGTCAGCAAGCCAAGGGCGAAGGGCAGCAACGTGATTAGCGCACCGGCCGCCAGACCGGCGTAGCTGAGCGCATTGACCAGACGGCTAGACGAGGTCATAGGTGATCCGCCGGCGGAAGTACAAATGTTGAACGATCGTGATGCCGACCAGGACGACGAATAGCACCACCGCCATCACCGACGCGCGCCCGATCGCCGCGGAACCGAACGCTTCGGCGTAGATGCGGTGGGCGACCAGATCGGTGCGGCCGGCCGGCCCGCCATCGGTCAGCGCGTATACGGTGTCGAAAACCTGTGCAGCGCTGACAATTCCGGTGACCAGCACGAAGAACATCGTCGGGCGCAGCATGGGCAGCGTGATGCGCCAGAAGCGTTGCCAGGCATTGGCGCCGTCGGTGCGGGCCGCGGCGTAGATGTCGTGGGGAATGGCCAGCAGACCGGCCAGGAAGGTCAGCGAGTTGTAGCCGACGTTCGTCCAGATCACGACCGCCGATACCAGCGGCAGCGCAAAGCTGGGATCGGAGAGCCACTCGATGTTGTGTCCCAGCAGGGTGGCGATCGCCCCGTCGGTCGGCGCCAGGA
This Mycobacterium simiae DNA region includes the following protein-coding sequences:
- a CDS encoding amino acid permease, which produces MLRRRPVVGAPVAPGAADHLKRGIGVFELTMFGVGSTIGTGIFFVLSQAVPEAGPGVIVSFLVAGVAAGLAAICYAELASAVPISGSSYSYAYTTLGEVVAMGVAACLLLEYGVATAAVSVGWSGYVNKLLHNVFGFQLPHGLSAAPWDSDPGYVNLPAIVLIVLCALLLIRGASESARVNAIMVLIKLGVLAMFVIVAFTAFDADQLRDFAPFGVAGIGSAAGTIFFSYIGLDAVSTAGDEVKDPQTTMPRALIAALATVVTVYVLVALAALGTQPWQEFAGQENAGLATILDKVTHHGWASTILCAGAVISIFTVTLITMYGQTRILFAMGRDGLLPARFASVNARTMTPVWNTVIVAIAAGTLAGLVPLEDLADMVSIGTLTAFIVVAVGVIVLRVREPDLPRGFKVPGYPVTPVLSVIACGYILVSLHWYTWVAFSGWVFLALVFYFTWGRRHSALNGAD
- a CDS encoding carbohydrate ABC transporter permease — encoded protein: MTSSSRLVNALSYAGLAAGALITLLPFALGLLTSFTSAHQFATGTPLQLPHPPTLANYADLAGAGFGRAAAVTALMTAVILVGQMTFSVLAGYAFARLEFAGRDVLFWVYIATLMVPGTVTVVPLYLMMAQAGLRNTFWALVLPFMFGSPYAIFLLREHFRLIPNDLINAARLDGANTLDVITHVVIPSSRPVLATLTLITVVSQWNNFMWPLVITSGHKWRVLTVATADLQSRFNSQWTLVMAASTLAIVPLALLFIASQRHIVASLVLSGIK
- a CDS encoding ABC transporter substrate-binding protein: MSRPRVSTLAAAALGMVAVLLAAIAVLLNYFGEPHGNTIVVRVRVWDAPIAEAYRQSFEAFHRAHPDIDVRVDLVAYSTYFNTLRTDVAGGSADDIFWLSNAYLAAYADNGRLLDIGKTFGAQTTSQWEPAVVDQFTRGATLWGVPQLTDAGIAMYYNQDLLAAAGIDRSQLDTLRWDPYSDNDTLRPLAARLTVDANGNSAGTAGFDPARIRQWGYNAANDPQAIYLNYIGSAGGVFQRGDEFAFDNRAAITAFRYLVGLINHDHVAPPASDTNGNGDFSRNQFLAGRMALFQSGTYNLAPIAGDARFRWGVAMLPFGPAGRVSVTNGIAAAGNSATKHPDAVRQVLAWMGSRAGNAYLGARGAAIPAVRSAQQVYFDYWAGRGVDVTPFFAVLRGPRIPAPGGAGFPAGDAVLQSYFDEMFLGRGDVATILQRAQAAANAAAQR
- a CDS encoding carbohydrate ABC transporter permease → MASVARHSQPRSSVLAYGLLAPSLFGVVTFLLLPILVVVWLSLYRWDLLGPLRFVGLANWRSVLADAEFGNSLIVTAIFVAIVVPAQTVLGLAAAAMLARLLPGTGFFRTVFVLPWICAPLAIAVLWRWILAPTDGAIATLLGHNIEWLSDPSFALPLVSAVVIWTNVGYNSLTFLAGLLAIPHDIYAAARTDGANAWQRFWRITLPMLRPTMFFVLVTGIVSAAQVFDTVYALTDGGPAGRTDLVAHRIYAEAFGSAAIGRASVMAVVLFVVLVGITIVQHLYFRRRITYDLV